A single Sorex araneus isolate mSorAra2 chromosome 8, mSorAra2.pri, whole genome shotgun sequence DNA region contains:
- the LOC101555430 gene encoding cytochrome b-c1 complex subunit Rieske, mitochondrial: protein MLSVAARSGPFAPVLSATSRGVAGALRPLVQAAVPAASEAPVLDGKRPFLCRESLCGQAAGRPLTATVGLNVPASVRYSHTDIKVPDFSDYRRSEVLDSTKSSKDSSEARKGFSYLVTATTTVGVAYAAKNVVSQFVSSMSASADVLAMSKIEIKLSDIPEGKNMAFKWRGKPLFVRHRTQKEIDQEAAVEVSQLRDPQHDLDRVKKPEWVILIGVCTHLGCVPIANAGDFGGYYCPCHGSHYDASGRIRKGPAPLNLEVPSYEFTSDDIVVVG from the exons ATGTTGTCGGTCGCCGCTCGCTCGGGCCCTTTCGCGCCCGTCCTGTCGGCCACCTCTCGCGGGGTGGCGGGTGCTCTGCGGCCTCTCGTGCAGGCCGCGGTGCCCGCTGCCTCGGAGGCGCCGGTGCTGGACGGGAAGCGGCCGTTTCTGTGCCGGGAGTCGCTGTGCGGCCAGGCTGCGGGCCGGCCTTTGACAGCCACCGTGGGCCTCAATG TTCCTGCCTCTGTTCGTTATTCTCATACAGACATCAAGGTACCTGACTTCTCTGACTACCGCCGCTCCGAAGTGTTAGATAGTACAAAGTCTTCAAAAGACAGCAGCGAAGCCAGGAAAGGTTTTTCCTATTTGGTTACTGCAACAACTACTGTGGGTGTTGCATATGCTGCCAAGAATGTCGTCTCCCAGTTTGTATCCAGCATGAGTGCTTCTGCTGATGTGCTGGCCATGTCGAAAATCGAAATCAAGTTATCTGATATTCCAGAAGGCAAGAATATGGCTTTCAAGTGGAGAGGAAAGCCCCTGTTTGTTCGGCATAGAACCCAGAAGGAAATTGACCAGGAAGCTGCGGTTGAAGTGTCCCAGCTGAGGGACCCACAGCATGACTTAGATCGAGTAAAGAAACCCGAGTGGGTTATTTTGATAGGTGTTTGCACTCATCTCGGTTGTGTACCCATTGCAAATGCAGGCGATTTTGGTGGTTATTACTGCCCTTGCCATGGGTCACACTATGATGCATCTGGCAGGATCAGGAAGGGACCTGCACCTCTCAACCTTGAAGTTCCTTCATATGAGTTCACCAGTGATGACATAGTGGTTGTTGGTTAG